A single genomic interval of Oncorhynchus mykiss isolate Arlee chromosome 13, USDA_OmykA_1.1, whole genome shotgun sequence harbors:
- the LOC110486215 gene encoding plexin domain-containing protein 1, translating into MCLSALLLICLSQAELGRVWAQEQTEMRYHVNGQQHEKPSHRTPREPWLGYARVAREVLGGGLTIDTLPDNMTHLVEDAGRYYSWRSFGPDDQRTNELWVDLNDLEHGQVRMHGILSNTHRQAAKVALSFDFPFYGHYLRQITIATGGFIFMGEVTHRMLTATQYIAPLMANFDPSFSKESIVQYLDNGEVFVVQWERVRLHGREAEGAYTFQAALHLTGTITFSYRDIPLPVEVISSAEHQVKAGLSDAFMVNLQSPQSSDAQRRLYEYHRVDIDTTKITNNSAFEFTALPTCLQHDSCELCLSSNLTSGCTWCNILQRCSDGMDRHRQEWLDYACSEEAKDVTCEDYSMGRPDSSIDPSVPSDSEVTTPLGPLLEGPATENVKTGPPRQHDGSAHTGVIAGVVAALVLLLALTLLALYINSHPSAASPLYILQRRNSYWPSMKFRKQGFHSSYAEVEVEGHEKEGIMEAGQC; encoded by the exons AGATGCGGTATCATGTGAATGGACAGCAGCATGAGAAGCCATCACACAGGACCCCCAGAGAGCCGTGGCTGGGTTACGCCAGAGTGGCCAGGGAAGTACTGGGAGGAGGACTGACCATTGACACCCTACCAGACAACATGACACACTTAGTG GAGGACGCTGGTAGGTATTACTCGTGGCGTAGTTTTGGCCCTGATGACCAGCGCACAAATGAACTCTGGGTAGATCTAAACGACCTAGAGCATGGCCAAGTCAGAATGCATGGCATTttgtccaacacacacagacaggctgcG AAGGTCGCCCTCTCATTTGACTTCCCCTTCTACGGACATTATTTGAGGCAGATTACCATAGCAACAGGAG GGTTTATTTTCATGGGAGAGGTCACACACCGCATGCTGACAGCAACACAGTACATCGCCCCCCTCATGGCCAACTTTGACCCCAGCTTCTCCAAGGAGTCTATTGTGCAGTACCTGGACAATG GTGAGGTGTTTGTGGTGCAGTGGGAGCGGGTGAGACTCCACGGGAGGGAAGCAGAGGGGGCATACACCTTCCAGGCTGCCCTGCACCTCACGGGGACCATCACCTTCAGCTACAGAGAT ATACCTTTGCCAGTGGAGGTGATAAGTTCTGCTGAGCACCAAGTGAAGGCAGGGTTGTCAGATGCATTCATGGTAAACCTGCAATCCCCTCAATCCTCAG ATGCCCAACGTCGGCTCTACGAGTACCATCGGGTGGACATCGATACAACTAAGATCACCAACAACTCTGCCTTTGAGTTCACTGCATTGCCTA cCTGTCTGCAGCATGACAGCTGTGAACTCTGCCTCTCGTCCAACCTAACCTCTGGCTGTACCTGGTGCAACATCCTCCAGAG GTGCTCAGATGGAATGGACAGACACAGGCAGGAGTGGCTGGACTACGCCTGTTCAGAAGAG GCCAAAGATGTTACATGTGAGGATTATTCCATGGGGAGACCAGACAGCTCCATTGACCCTTCAGTTCCCTCAGACTCTGAGGTCACCACTCCCCTTGGGCCCCTACTAGAAGGCCCTGCCACGGAGA ACGTGAAGACAGGCCCCCCGAGACAACACGACGGGTCAGCTCACACAGGAGTTATAGCAGGTGTAGTAGCTGCATTGGTGCTACTGCTGGCTCTGACACTGCTGGCTCTTTACATCAACTCTCATCCTTCTGCTGCCTCACCACTCTACATCctacag CGACGCAACAGCTACTGGCCATCCATGAAGTTCAGGAAGCAGGGATTCCACTCCAGCTACGCAGAGGTGGAGGTCGAAGGTCATGAGAAGGAGGGAATCATGGAAGCTGGCCAGTGCTGA